In Desulfofundulus kuznetsovii DSM 6115, the following are encoded in one genomic region:
- a CDS encoding TrkA C-terminal domain-containing protein, translating to MESLGSHVLSRYATIAIDIATRIARGEYREGQKIFGRSTLAGKYNVSPETIRRALTLLQDTGIVHVSPGVGVVVKSQKAAEAFLAECGQRQVLRDMQERLHRLLRERDRINSEIEKLMNELLDYTFKMAGNLQRIEEIRVLPTSPLVGKSLAEAEFRAKTGSTILAIYRGGEEILSPQADTVIQAGDVLIVLAPPELKEQVYHLVNGTAAKQ from the coding sequence ATGGAATCCCTGGGCTCTCATGTTTTATCCCGTTACGCTACCATTGCTATCGACATAGCCACCCGCATCGCGCGGGGGGAATACCGCGAGGGGCAGAAAATTTTCGGCCGTTCTACTCTGGCTGGCAAGTATAATGTTTCTCCGGAAACCATCCGCCGGGCTTTAACCCTTTTGCAGGATACGGGGATTGTGCATGTTTCCCCGGGAGTAGGGGTGGTGGTAAAATCCCAGAAGGCGGCGGAGGCCTTTCTGGCTGAATGCGGCCAGCGCCAGGTATTAAGAGATATGCAGGAACGGTTACACCGCCTGTTGCGGGAAAGGGATCGGATTAACAGCGAAATTGAGAAGCTCATGAATGAGTTGCTGGATTACACCTTTAAGATGGCCGGCAACCTGCAGCGGATTGAAGAAATCCGGGTGCTGCCCACCTCGCCCCTTGTGGGTAAGTCCTTGGCCGAAGCGGAGTTCCGGGCCAAAACAGGTTCAACCATACTGGCTATTTACCGTGGAGGTGAGGAAATCCTCTCGCCCCAGGCCGACACGGTAATCCAGGCCGGCGATGTACTGATTGTCCTGGCACCGCCGGAGTTAAAGGAACAGGTCTATCACCTGGTCAACGGTACGGCAGCCAAACAATAA
- the ribD gene encoding bifunctional diaminohydroxyphosphoribosylaminopyrimidine deaminase/5-amino-6-(5-phosphoribosylamino)uracil reductase RibD, giving the protein MQMALDLARRALGRTSPNPMVGAVLVKDGQVIGRGYHARAGTPHAEIHALNEAGEQAAGATLYVTLEPCCHRGRTGPCTEAILDAGVKRVVAAMTDPNPLVAGRGLERLRQAGVEVTVGVMEEEARKLNEVFVKYITTRRPFVVLKAAMSLDGKIATRTGESRWITGPRARLAVHRLRDRYDAILVGVNTVLKDNPSLTTRISGENGKDPVRIIVDSLARTPPDARVITQQSPAPTIVAVTERAPVQNLRRLEEAGAQVLVVPGPGLRVDLEVLMKELARREITSVLVEGGGEIHASFLKSRLVDKVVWFISPLIIGGRQAPGPVGGEGPARLAEAVRLKDVSLTRYGGDFCVEGYVDGGGED; this is encoded by the coding sequence ATGCAAATGGCTTTGGACCTGGCCCGGCGGGCCCTGGGCAGAACCAGCCCCAATCCCATGGTGGGGGCGGTGCTGGTAAAAGATGGCCAGGTAATTGGCCGGGGCTACCATGCCCGGGCCGGCACTCCCCATGCCGAGATTCACGCGTTAAATGAAGCCGGGGAACAAGCTGCGGGAGCCACCCTTTATGTTACCCTGGAACCGTGTTGCCACCGGGGACGCACAGGTCCCTGCACCGAGGCGATTCTGGATGCCGGCGTCAAGCGGGTGGTGGCTGCCATGACCGATCCCAATCCCCTCGTTGCCGGACGGGGGTTGGAGCGGTTGCGCCAAGCCGGGGTTGAGGTGACCGTAGGAGTGATGGAGGAAGAGGCGCGGAAATTAAATGAAGTTTTTGTAAAGTATATCACTACCCGTAGACCCTTCGTGGTTTTAAAGGCGGCTATGAGCCTGGACGGTAAAATAGCCACCCGTACCGGGGAATCCCGCTGGATTACCGGCCCCCGGGCCCGGCTGGCCGTACACCGCCTCCGGGATCGTTATGACGCCATCCTGGTTGGTGTAAATACAGTGCTGAAGGACAACCCTTCCCTGACCACCCGTATTTCGGGTGAGAATGGTAAGGACCCGGTGCGGATCATTGTAGACAGCCTGGCCCGTACTCCTCCAGACGCCAGGGTGATTACCCAGCAATCTCCGGCACCAACCATTGTCGCTGTGACGGAAAGGGCGCCCGTACAAAACCTGCGCCGGCTGGAGGAAGCCGGGGCGCAGGTACTGGTGGTACCCGGTCCTGGACTCCGGGTGGATCTCGAGGTTTTAATGAAGGAACTGGCCCGCCGGGAGATAACCAGCGTGCTGGTGGAGGGGGGCGGCGAAATTCACGCCTCTTTCCTGAAATCCCGCCTGGTAGATAAAGTGGTCTGGTTTATTTCCCCCCTAATTATTGGTGGACGCCAGGCGCCCGGGCCTGTGGGCGGGGAAGGGCCGGCCCGGCTGGCCGAAGCAGTGCGATTGAAAGATGTTTCCTTAACCCGTTACGGGGGGGACTTCTGTGTGGAGGGGTATGTGGATGGCGGGGGTGAAGATTGA
- a CDS encoding riboflavin synthase: MFTGLVEEIGILRRITRGKDSARLTIEASKIVDDLQLGDSVAVNGVCLTVVAFNRSSFTADVMAETLAKTNLGHLEPGDRVNLERALRLGDRLGGHLVTGHIDGVGQILRRQEHDIAILLTIGAAPEVLRYVVKKGSVAVDGTSLTVVEVGEGDFLVSLIPHTARHTILGSKNTGDLVNLEADIIGKYVERFLALPGPDRDQRKKSGISLDFLAEHGYISK, translated from the coding sequence ATGTTTACCGGACTGGTAGAGGAAATAGGCATTTTACGCCGTATAACCCGGGGAAAGGATTCCGCCCGGTTGACCATAGAGGCCTCCAAAATTGTCGACGACCTGCAGTTAGGTGACAGTGTGGCCGTGAACGGTGTATGCCTGACAGTGGTGGCCTTTAACCGTTCTTCCTTTACGGCTGACGTGATGGCCGAAACCCTGGCCAAAACCAATCTAGGCCATTTAGAGCCAGGAGACCGGGTCAACCTGGAACGGGCTTTGCGCCTGGGGGATCGCCTGGGTGGTCACCTGGTTACGGGGCATATTGACGGCGTGGGCCAGATTTTACGCCGCCAGGAACATGATATAGCTATTTTGCTCACCATTGGCGCTGCACCTGAAGTGCTGCGTTATGTAGTGAAAAAGGGTTCGGTGGCTGTTGACGGTACCAGTTTGACGGTGGTGGAGGTGGGTGAAGGGGATTTTTTAGTGTCCCTGATTCCCCACACCGCCCGTCACACTATCCTGGGCAGTAAAAATACAGGGGACCTGGTGAACCTGGAAGCGGATATTATCGGGAAGTATGTAGAAAGATTCCTGGCTCTGCCCGGCCCGGATCGGGATCAACGCAAAAAATCAGGCATTTCGCTGGATTTTCTTGCTGAGCATGGCTATATATCAAAGTAG
- the ribH gene encoding 6,7-dimethyl-8-ribityllumazine synthase, which yields MPKVYEGHLVGQGLRFGLVVGRFNEFITNKLLTGALDALHRHGVADQDIEIAWVPGAFEIPVVARRMVAMQRFDAVICLGAVIRGATPHFDYVAAEVAKGVAKVGLDTGVPTIFGIITADTLEQAIERAGTKAGNKGWDAAVGAIEMANLMRSLG from the coding sequence ATGCCGAAGGTATACGAAGGACATCTGGTTGGTCAGGGGTTGCGCTTTGGTCTGGTGGTGGGTCGTTTTAACGAGTTTATTACCAACAAGCTGTTGACGGGGGCGCTGGATGCCCTGCACCGGCATGGCGTTGCCGATCAGGATATTGAGATTGCGTGGGTGCCCGGAGCCTTTGAAATTCCCGTGGTGGCCCGGCGCATGGTGGCTATGCAGCGCTTTGATGCGGTAATTTGCCTGGGAGCGGTGATCCGTGGGGCCACGCCCCATTTCGATTATGTGGCTGCCGAGGTGGCCAAGGGCGTGGCCAAAGTGGGGCTGGATACCGGTGTGCCGACAATTTTTGGCATCATCACTGCCGACACCCTGGAGCAGGCCATTGAGCGGGCGGGAACCAAGGCTGGCAACAAGGGTTGGGATGCGGCGGTAGGGGCCATTGAAATGGCCAATCTCATGCGCAGCCTTGGCTAG
- a CDS encoding acetate--CoA ligase yields the protein MAEKMGTGMVPPQVKAFIDWAAEDPEGFWAEAANKAAHDIHWFKKWDKVFTWNYPTFQWFSGGLTNICYNCVDYKVKRGKAGRAAFVAESGETGEARVVTYGQLLSLVKQYAAALRGLGVKKGDRVAIYMPTGIESVTAMLACARIGAIHVVIFAGFSAGAVADRLQITGARYLLTQDEGLRRGKPVPLKKMIDDALAMCPEDLIAKVVVLQKNKEQAPPMKAGRDILWDEFLALGEGQSSEVELMEANEPLFLLPTSGTTAKPKVTVQKHGGYQIYIYSMAKWIYALQEDDVWFCTSDIGWIVGHSYNVYGPLLVGATSVLYEGTPDYPRPDMWWDIVERNKVTAIWTSPTGVRGLMRLGIEHAKKHDLTTVKRVFCAGEVLNPAAWSWLQEQVFENKIPVMDHMWQTETSGPIFANPYGLGMIPIKPGSAGIPVPGIIAEIVDDKEGKPTAPGEKGIVTILRPFPGLTSTLWNNEEGYQKEYWERLPFTQGRYYCGDAASFDEDGYIWFAGRSDEVIKIAAHRIGTIEIENALISHPAVVEAGVSGVPDELKGEVACAFVVLKQGYQPSEEMKKDLIAHVRNTMGPIVIIRDIQFVSSLPKTRSGKIMRRVMKSLWIGKELGDLSTIEEEASVDEIREAIKKMQQN from the coding sequence ATGGCTGAAAAAATGGGTACCGGGATGGTTCCCCCGCAGGTGAAAGCTTTTATTGACTGGGCAGCCGAGGACCCGGAAGGTTTTTGGGCAGAAGCCGCCAATAAAGCGGCCCACGATATCCACTGGTTTAAAAAGTGGGATAAAGTATTTACCTGGAATTATCCCACCTTCCAGTGGTTTTCTGGAGGTTTGACCAACATTTGCTATAACTGCGTGGACTACAAAGTCAAAAGAGGGAAGGCGGGCCGGGCGGCATTTGTTGCCGAATCGGGAGAAACCGGTGAGGCAAGGGTGGTAACCTACGGCCAGCTCCTTTCCCTGGTAAAACAATATGCAGCCGCATTAAGGGGTTTAGGTGTAAAAAAGGGTGACCGGGTGGCCATCTACATGCCCACGGGCATTGAATCGGTTACCGCCATGCTGGCCTGCGCCCGTATTGGAGCCATCCATGTGGTCATTTTTGCCGGTTTTTCCGCCGGGGCAGTGGCGGATCGCCTGCAGATCACCGGTGCCAGGTACCTCCTTACCCAGGACGAGGGCCTGCGGCGGGGCAAACCAGTACCCTTAAAGAAAATGATTGACGACGCCCTGGCCATGTGCCCCGAGGATTTAATTGCCAAAGTGGTGGTTTTACAAAAAAATAAAGAGCAAGCACCGCCAATGAAAGCCGGACGGGATATTTTATGGGACGAATTCCTGGCCCTGGGCGAAGGGCAGAGTTCAGAAGTGGAACTCATGGAAGCAAACGAGCCCCTCTTCCTTCTGCCCACCTCCGGCACTACAGCCAAGCCCAAGGTCACCGTGCAAAAACACGGCGGCTACCAGATTTACATCTACTCCATGGCCAAGTGGATTTACGCTTTACAGGAAGACGACGTGTGGTTCTGTACCTCGGACATCGGCTGGATTGTGGGGCACAGTTACAACGTTTACGGCCCCCTCCTGGTCGGGGCCACCAGCGTCCTATATGAAGGCACTCCTGACTACCCGCGGCCGGACATGTGGTGGGATATCGTGGAGCGGAACAAGGTTACCGCCATATGGACATCCCCCACCGGTGTGCGGGGCTTGATGAGACTGGGCATTGAGCACGCCAAAAAACACGATTTAACCACGGTCAAACGAGTCTTCTGTGCCGGAGAAGTATTAAACCCTGCCGCCTGGAGCTGGCTGCAGGAACAGGTATTTGAGAACAAAATTCCCGTCATGGACCATATGTGGCAGACCGAAACATCCGGCCCCATCTTTGCAAACCCGTACGGTCTGGGCATGATTCCCATTAAACCCGGCTCCGCGGGAATTCCGGTACCCGGCATCATCGCTGAAATTGTGGATGACAAGGAAGGCAAGCCTACGGCTCCCGGCGAGAAGGGAATTGTCACCATCCTGAGGCCGTTCCCGGGACTGACCTCCACCCTGTGGAACAACGAGGAAGGCTACCAGAAGGAATACTGGGAGCGGCTACCCTTTACCCAGGGCAGGTATTACTGTGGAGACGCCGCTTCCTTTGATGAGGACGGGTACATCTGGTTTGCCGGCCGCTCCGACGAGGTAATCAAGATTGCCGCCCACAGAATTGGCACCATTGAAATTGAAAACGCCCTCATCTCCCACCCGGCAGTGGTGGAAGCAGGTGTTTCAGGTGTACCCGATGAACTGAAAGGTGAAGTGGCCTGCGCCTTTGTAGTGTTAAAACAAGGTTACCAACCCAGCGAAGAAATGAAAAAAGATTTAATTGCCCACGTACGCAACACCATGGGACCAATTGTCATCATCCGGGACATTCAATTTGTGAGCTCCTTGCCCAAGACCCGCAGCGGTAAAATTATGCGCCGGGTGATGAAATCCCTGTGGATCGGCAAGGAACTGGGTGACCTCTCAACCATTGAAGAAGAAGCTTCCGTCGACGAAATTCGCGAGGCTATCAAGAAAATGCAGCAGAATTAA
- a CDS encoding bifunctional 3,4-dihydroxy-2-butanone-4-phosphate synthase/GTP cyclohydrolase II, whose product MEFRFNTVEEAIEDIRQGKMVVVVDDEDRENEGDVIMAAEKVTPEAVNFMATHARGLICMPITNERADELDLPLMVTHNTDKHGTAFTVSVDHKDTSTGISAYERAQTIKAILDPATRPEDLRRPGHIFPLRAREGGVLRRAGHTEAAVDLARLAGLYPAGVICEVMKEDGTMARVPELMAFCRQHGLKIITIADLIKYRRRTEKLVRRVDSAHLPTKYGDFTAVAYESLLDGKGHLALVKGDLSQVEAPLVRVHSECLTGDVLGSTRCDCGDQLARAMQMIAKEGVGVLLYMRQEGRGIGLLNKIRAYKLQDQGKDTVEANEALGFPPDLRDYGIGAQILADLGLKKIRLLTNNPRKIAGLEGYGLEVVARIPIEVCPSKYNRFYLATKRKKLGHLLSIADEVS is encoded by the coding sequence ATGGAATTTCGTTTCAACACCGTAGAAGAAGCCATCGAGGATATTCGCCAGGGCAAAATGGTGGTGGTTGTGGATGATGAGGACCGGGAAAATGAAGGGGATGTGATCATGGCGGCAGAAAAGGTCACTCCTGAGGCGGTTAACTTTATGGCTACCCATGCCCGGGGGTTGATCTGCATGCCCATAACCAATGAGCGGGCGGATGAACTGGATCTGCCCCTTATGGTCACCCATAATACCGATAAACACGGTACCGCTTTTACCGTGTCCGTGGATCATAAAGATACCAGTACGGGTATTTCTGCCTACGAGCGGGCACAGACCATCAAAGCCATTTTAGATCCGGCTACCCGCCCCGAAGATCTGCGCCGCCCGGGACATATTTTCCCCCTGCGTGCCCGGGAGGGAGGGGTGCTGCGCCGGGCCGGACATACCGAGGCAGCGGTAGATCTGGCCCGTCTGGCCGGCCTGTACCCGGCAGGGGTAATTTGCGAGGTTATGAAGGAAGATGGGACCATGGCCCGGGTACCGGAGTTAATGGCCTTTTGCCGGCAACACGGTCTAAAAATCATTACCATTGCCGATTTAATCAAGTACCGGCGGCGGACGGAAAAACTGGTGCGCCGGGTGGATTCTGCCCATCTGCCCACTAAATATGGTGATTTTACTGCCGTGGCTTATGAGAGCCTGCTGGATGGCAAGGGCCATCTTGCCCTGGTTAAAGGGGATTTAAGCCAGGTGGAGGCCCCCCTGGTGCGGGTCCATTCCGAGTGCCTGACCGGCGATGTCTTGGGTTCCACCCGCTGCGATTGCGGTGATCAGCTTGCCCGGGCCATGCAAATGATCGCCAAAGAAGGAGTCGGGGTGCTCCTCTACATGCGGCAGGAAGGCCGGGGTATTGGCCTTTTAAACAAAATCCGTGCTTACAAGCTGCAGGATCAGGGGAAGGATACGGTGGAAGCCAACGAGGCTTTAGGCTTTCCACCCGATTTGCGGGATTACGGTATTGGGGCTCAAATCCTGGCTGATCTGGGGCTCAAGAAAATTCGTTTGCTCACCAACAACCCCCGGAAAATTGCCGGTTTGGAGGGTTACGGCCTGGAAGTGGTGGCCCGGATACCCATTGAGGTATGTCCCAGCAAATACAACCGGTTTTACCTGGCGACGAAAAGAAAGAAACTGGGTCACCTGCTCAGTATCGCCGATGAGGTAAGCTAG